The following proteins are encoded in a genomic region of Micromonospora olivasterospora:
- a CDS encoding VIT1/CCC1 transporter family protein, producing the protein MTDTPAALREAHHADVSGGWLRPAVFGAMDGLVTNIALIAGVGGGGVSPRSVVLTGVAGLVAGAISMGLGEYTSVRSANEQVAAEVAKERRELERHPEAEARELADAWVARGLPRDLATQMAEAVRRNPEEALRVHVREELGVDPDEQPSPWAAAVSSCLFFSVGALIPLLTYLFGATSLWPALAVGGAGLFAAGAIVARFTNRRWWVGGLRQLLLGAAAAAATYGVGTLVGIQGGL; encoded by the coding sequence GTGACCGACACCCCGGCGGCGCTGCGGGAGGCGCACCACGCGGACGTGTCCGGCGGCTGGCTGCGGCCGGCCGTGTTCGGCGCGATGGACGGCCTGGTCACCAACATCGCCCTGATCGCGGGCGTGGGCGGCGGCGGGGTGTCGCCGCGCAGCGTGGTGCTCACGGGCGTCGCGGGCCTGGTCGCGGGCGCCATCTCGATGGGGTTGGGCGAATACACCAGCGTCCGCTCGGCCAACGAGCAGGTGGCCGCCGAGGTGGCCAAGGAGCGGCGGGAGCTGGAGCGGCACCCGGAGGCGGAGGCCCGCGAGCTGGCCGACGCCTGGGTGGCCCGCGGCCTGCCCCGCGACCTGGCCACGCAGATGGCCGAGGCGGTGCGGCGCAACCCGGAGGAGGCGCTGCGCGTGCACGTCCGGGAGGAGTTGGGCGTCGACCCGGACGAGCAGCCCAGCCCCTGGGCGGCGGCGGTCTCGTCGTGCCTGTTCTTCTCCGTCGGCGCGCTGATCCCGCTGCTGACGTACCTGTTCGGGGCCACCAGTCTGTGGCCGGCCCTGGCCGTCGGCGGGGCCGGCCTGTTCGCGGCGGGCGCGATCGTGGCCCGGTTCACCAACCGCCGCTGGTGGGTCGGCGGGCTGCGCCAACTCCTCCTCGGCGCCGCGGCGGCCGCCGCGACGTACGGGGTCGGCACCCTCGTCGGCATCCAGGGCGGCCTGTAG
- a CDS encoding FtsX-like permease family protein, whose product MSRELPDAAPAGAAGRPGRCRQIVAALRSWRAALRIARREARRARGRTALVLAMIALPVLALTFVAVSYDMSELTRSERVDRLLGAADAELRWYTDGPLAQDAWGDTWYARDGVPSRVRPATFGEVAPLLPAGSRVAEVRRWLSFEVRVGDGYEPLVGHVLDLTEPLLRGHARLVRGRAPAGPDEVALNRAALRRLHVRVGGRVAPADGSGQRRVVGEVEFADTLRAAVALPPASGSSVDPQAEVSWLVELPGGPDPGLVERLNARGIVVAARTANPAAEPGLDAPLSAEDAGNAVLIGGLGLLEVVLLVGPAFAVGVRRRRRDLALVAVAGGDAAHLRRVVLADGVVLGCAGAAAGLTLGVAAAFAARPLVEEYVVQARFGAYRVFPAALAALAAVAVLAGVLAALAPAWTAARQDVLAGLAGRRTPPPHRRRWPLVGVLLAAGGAALAALGAARTSTPVLLAGVVIGELGLVFATPTLIGLLALAGRWLPLAPRIALRDASRNRSSAAPAISAVMAAVAGSVALGGYVASDEARDRANYRPGLPYGHVVVIWNGPDGPGKPPPVARVAALAATELPPSSVAGLDSPVCAAPSEPGESCQVRAVLPPGRACPYRTAAPRDPAARDRAQADPRCARLATGYSGGFSAPGLIDDGDALAGLTGTTPEEVAAARRVLRAGGVVVGDPQQVLDGRVTLSAVRSRDDSSSVASRTTTVPGYALRGTVDADLLVLSPAAATRLGLAAQRFGYVLDTAAAPTPAQQNRFATALRPLGPMSVDVERGPGAGDQRPLLLLLAIGSGLITVGAAAVATGLAAAEGRADLSTLAAVGASPRMRRVLSLWQAGVIAVLGSALGMVAGLGTGAIILTALNRRDATAWPVVEPYPLVVPWLTLGVLTVVPLAAMLGAGLFTRSRLAVGRRLD is encoded by the coding sequence GTGAGCCGGGAGCTCCCCGACGCGGCGCCGGCGGGCGCCGCGGGCCGGCCCGGGCGGTGCCGGCAGATCGTGGCGGCACTGCGCTCGTGGCGGGCGGCCCTGCGCATCGCCCGGCGCGAGGCGCGGCGGGCCCGGGGCCGGACCGCCCTGGTGCTGGCGATGATCGCCCTGCCGGTGCTGGCGTTGACCTTCGTGGCGGTCAGCTACGACATGTCGGAGCTGACCCGGTCCGAGCGGGTCGACCGGCTGCTCGGCGCCGCCGACGCGGAGCTGCGCTGGTACACCGACGGGCCACTGGCCCAGGACGCCTGGGGCGACACCTGGTACGCGCGCGACGGCGTGCCCAGCCGCGTCCGTCCGGCCACCTTCGGGGAGGTCGCCCCTCTGTTGCCCGCCGGGAGCCGGGTCGCCGAGGTGCGACGGTGGCTGTCGTTCGAGGTCCGGGTCGGGGACGGGTACGAGCCGCTGGTTGGGCACGTGCTGGACCTCACCGAGCCGCTGCTGCGCGGGCACGCGCGGCTGGTCCGCGGCCGGGCGCCGGCCGGCCCCGACGAGGTGGCGCTGAACCGTGCCGCGCTGCGCCGGCTGCACGTCCGCGTCGGCGGCCGGGTCGCCCCCGCCGACGGCTCGGGCCAGCGGCGGGTCGTCGGGGAGGTGGAGTTCGCCGACACCCTGCGCGCCGCCGTCGCCCTGCCCCCGGCGTCCGGTTCGTCGGTCGACCCGCAGGCCGAGGTGAGCTGGCTCGTGGAACTGCCCGGCGGCCCCGACCCCGGTTTGGTGGAGCGGCTCAACGCGCGCGGGATCGTGGTGGCCGCCCGTACCGCGAACCCGGCCGCGGAGCCCGGACTGGACGCCCCGCTGAGCGCGGAGGACGCCGGCAACGCCGTGCTGATCGGCGGCCTCGGCCTGCTGGAGGTGGTGCTGCTGGTCGGTCCGGCGTTCGCCGTCGGCGTCCGCCGCCGCCGCCGGGACCTCGCGCTGGTCGCGGTGGCCGGCGGGGACGCCGCGCACCTGCGCCGCGTCGTGCTGGCCGACGGGGTCGTGCTGGGCTGCGCCGGGGCCGCCGCCGGCCTGACGCTGGGCGTCGCCGCCGCGTTCGCCGCCCGGCCCCTGGTCGAGGAGTACGTCGTCCAGGCGCGCTTCGGGGCGTACCGCGTCTTTCCGGCCGCGCTGGCGGCGCTCGCCGCGGTCGCGGTGCTGGCCGGGGTGCTCGCGGCGCTCGCGCCGGCCTGGACCGCCGCGCGGCAGGACGTGCTGGCGGGCCTCGCGGGGCGGCGGACCCCGCCCCCGCACCGGCGGCGCTGGCCGCTGGTCGGGGTCCTGCTGGCCGCCGGCGGCGCGGCGCTGGCCGCGCTCGGGGCCGCGCGCACCAGCACGCCGGTGCTCCTCGCCGGCGTGGTCATCGGCGAGCTGGGGCTGGTCTTCGCCACCCCGACGCTGATCGGACTGCTCGCCCTGGCCGGCCGGTGGCTGCCGCTGGCGCCCCGGATCGCGCTGCGCGACGCCAGCCGCAACCGCTCCTCCGCCGCCCCCGCCATCTCCGCGGTCATGGCCGCCGTCGCGGGCAGCGTCGCCCTCGGCGGCTACGTGGCCAGCGACGAGGCCCGGGATCGGGCCAACTACCGGCCCGGGCTGCCGTACGGGCACGTCGTCGTCATCTGGAACGGCCCGGACGGCCCGGGGAAGCCGCCGCCCGTGGCCCGGGTCGCCGCGCTCGCGGCCACCGAGCTGCCGCCGAGCAGCGTGGCCGGGCTCGACTCCCCGGTCTGCGCCGCGCCCAGCGAGCCCGGCGAGTCCTGCCAGGTCCGGGCGGTCCTGCCGCCGGGCCGGGCGTGCCCGTACCGCACGGCGGCCCCACGCGACCCGGCCGCCCGGGACCGGGCGCAGGCCGACCCGCGCTGCGCCCGGCTGGCCACCGGGTACAGCGGCGGCTTCTCGGCGCCCGGGCTGATCGACGACGGCGACGCGCTGGCCGGGCTCACCGGAACCACCCCGGAGGAGGTGGCCGCCGCGCGGCGCGTGCTGCGGGCCGGCGGCGTGGTGGTCGGCGACCCGCAGCAGGTGCTCGACGGCCGGGTCACCCTCTCCGCCGTACGCTCGCGGGACGATTCGTCGTCGGTCGCGTCCCGCACCACGACCGTCCCCGGGTACGCGCTGCGCGGCACCGTGGACGCCGACCTGCTCGTGCTGTCCCCCGCCGCCGCCACCCGGCTCGGGCTCGCCGCGCAGCGGTTCGGCTACGTGCTGGACACCGCCGCCGCGCCGACCCCGGCCCAGCAGAACCGGTTCGCCACCGCGCTGCGCCCACTCGGTCCGATGAGCGTCGACGTGGAGCGCGGGCCCGGTGCGGGCGACCAGCGTCCGCTCCTGCTGCTGCTCGCGATCGGCTCCGGCCTGATCACCGTCGGCGCCGCGGCCGTCGCCACGGGGCTCGCCGCGGCCGAGGGACGCGCCGACCTGTCCACGCTGGCCGCCGTGGGGGCCAGCCCGCGGATGCGCCGGGTGCTCTCGCTCTGGCAGGCCGGGGTGATCGCCGTGCTCGGCTCGGCGCTGGGCATGGTGGCCGGGCTGGGCACCGGGGCCATCATCCTGACCGCGCTGAACCGCCGGGACGCCACGGCCTGGCCGGTGGTGGAGCCGTACCCGCTGGTGGTCCCCTGGCTCACCCTCGGCGTGCTGACGGTGGTGCCGCTGGCGGCGATGCTCGGCGCGGGCCTGTTCACCCGGTCCCGGCTCGCGGTCGGGCGCCGCCTGGACTGA
- a CDS encoding ABC transporter ATP-binding protein, with protein sequence MSGRADAVLDVRDVHRTHGAGEAAVHALRGVSLAVAPGELVAVMGPSGSGKSTLLALAGGLDAPTRGEIRVEGQPLGSLDRRALARLRRRRIGYIFQNLNLLGSLTAAENVALPLELDGVGVRQARRAARAALAEVGLAELGGRFPDQMSGGQQQRVAIARALVGERRLVLADEPTGALDSQTGEAVLRLLRRRVDAGAAAVLVTHEARHAGWADRVVFLRDGVMVDSTAPLAGVEQLLAGSDR encoded by the coding sequence GTGAGCGGACGGGCCGACGCGGTGCTCGACGTACGCGACGTCCACCGCACCCACGGCGCCGGCGAGGCCGCCGTGCACGCCCTGCGCGGGGTCAGCCTCGCCGTCGCCCCCGGCGAGCTGGTCGCGGTGATGGGGCCCTCCGGCTCCGGCAAGTCCACTTTGCTCGCCCTGGCCGGCGGGCTGGACGCCCCCACCCGCGGGGAGATCCGCGTCGAGGGCCAGCCGCTGGGCTCGCTGGACCGCCGGGCGCTGGCCCGGCTGCGCCGCCGCCGGATCGGTTACATCTTCCAGAACCTCAACCTGCTGGGCAGCCTCACCGCCGCCGAGAACGTGGCGCTCCCGCTCGAACTGGACGGCGTCGGCGTCCGCCAGGCCCGGCGCGCCGCCCGGGCGGCGCTCGCCGAGGTGGGCCTGGCCGAGCTGGGCGGGCGCTTCCCCGACCAGATGTCCGGCGGCCAGCAGCAGCGGGTGGCGATCGCCCGCGCGCTGGTCGGCGAGCGGCGGCTCGTCCTCGCCGACGAGCCGACGGGCGCGCTGGACTCGCAGACCGGCGAGGCGGTGCTGCGCCTGCTGCGCCGCCGCGTCGACGCGGGCGCGGCCGCCGTGCTGGTCACGCACGAGGCACGGCACGCCGGCTGGGCCGACCGCGTGGTGTTCCTGCGGGACGGGGTCATGGTCGACTCGACGGCGCCGCTGGCCGGCGTCGAGCAGCTGCTGGCCGGCAGCGACCGGTGA
- a CDS encoding ferritin-like domain-containing protein: MRHRQAPSGPAQALADALSAEYAAIYAYGPIGVRLADAARTAARRAEAAHRARRDELVLQLSAAGSQLPADRAGYALPFPVTDRASALRLAVEVEERTAAFWRAALPHTTGTDRNRALAALTDCAVRATRWRRAAGVNPLTVPFPGRPT, translated from the coding sequence GTGAGGCACCGACAGGCACCGTCCGGGCCGGCCCAGGCACTGGCCGACGCACTCTCCGCCGAGTACGCGGCGATCTACGCGTACGGGCCGATCGGGGTACGGCTCGCCGACGCCGCCCGGACGGCCGCCCGCCGCGCCGAGGCCGCGCACCGGGCCCGCCGCGACGAGCTGGTGCTCCAGTTGAGCGCGGCGGGGAGCCAGCTCCCGGCCGACCGGGCCGGGTACGCCCTGCCGTTCCCCGTCACCGACCGGGCGAGCGCGCTGCGGCTGGCGGTCGAGGTGGAGGAGCGCACCGCGGCGTTCTGGCGCGCGGCGCTGCCGCACACCACCGGGACGGACCGCAACCGGGCGCTGGCCGCGCTGACCGACTGCGCGGTCCGGGCCACCCGGTGGCGGCGCGCCGCCGGGGTGAACCCGCTCACGGTGCCGTTCCCGGGCCGCCCCACCTGA
- the rimP gene encoding ribosome maturation factor RimP, translating to MTQRGRVTRPTGPAGRPRRTDGPRGGERVGGPRGDLAARRARLHAVIEPVVNEAGYDLEDLAVSRAGRRHVVRVIVDADGGVNLDAVADVSRAVSAALDAAEESGGDILAGEYQLEVSSPGVDRPLTLPRHWRRNVGRLVKVTTRAALPGPRAEQGAGDRQVTGRVVAADDERVVLETESGRAEWTYAELGPGRVQVEFHRLAELGDDDDLGDAEDTDDIDDEDDVEDEER from the coding sequence ATGACGCAGCGTGGCCGTGTCACCAGGCCGACGGGGCCGGCCGGGAGACCCCGGCGCACCGACGGCCCGCGCGGCGGCGAGCGCGTCGGCGGTCCCCGGGGCGATCTGGCCGCGCGCCGAGCCCGGCTGCATGCGGTGATCGAGCCGGTCGTCAACGAGGCCGGGTACGACCTGGAGGACCTCGCCGTCTCGCGGGCCGGCCGCCGGCACGTGGTGCGGGTGATCGTCGACGCCGACGGCGGGGTCAACCTGGACGCCGTCGCGGACGTCTCCCGGGCGGTCTCCGCCGCGCTCGACGCGGCCGAGGAGTCCGGCGGCGACATCCTGGCGGGCGAATACCAGTTGGAGGTCAGCTCGCCGGGGGTGGACCGCCCGCTCACCCTGCCCCGGCACTGGCGGCGCAACGTGGGCCGGCTGGTGAAGGTGACCACCCGGGCCGCCCTGCCCGGCCCGCGCGCCGAGCAGGGCGCGGGCGACCGGCAGGTCACCGGCCGGGTGGTGGCGGCCGACGACGAGCGCGTGGTGCTGGAGACCGAGTCCGGCCGCGCGGAGTGGACGTACGCCGAACTGGGCCCCGGCCGGGTGCAGGTGGAGTTCCACCGCCTGGCGGAGCTGGGCGACGACGACGACCTCGGCGACGCCGAGGACACTGACGACATCGACGACGAAGATGATGTGGAGGACGAGGAGAGGTGA
- the nusA gene encoding transcription termination factor NusA, producing MNIDLAALRALEREREIPFDTILAAIETALLTAYRHTEGAEPHARVEIDRKSGAALVYAQELDEDGTVAREWDDTPHDFGRIAAMTAKQVILQRLREATDEVHFGEYVGRDGDLVTGVVQAHEARAEKGIVTVDLGKLEGVLPQSEQVPGERYTHGERIRCVVVHVAKGMRGPQITLSRSHPALVKKLFALEVPEIADGTVEIGAIAREAGHRTKIAVRSTAPGVNAKGACIGPMGQRVRAVMSELHGEKIDIIDWSDDPATFVGNALSPAKALRVEVVDLATRTARVTVPDFQLSLAIGREGQNARLAARLTGWRIDIRSDAEQTAGAARSGADHVPEPGGAISGS from the coding sequence GTGAACATCGACCTCGCGGCGCTGCGCGCACTCGAGCGCGAGCGGGAGATCCCGTTCGACACGATCCTCGCGGCGATCGAAACGGCGCTGCTGACCGCGTACCGGCATACCGAGGGGGCGGAACCGCACGCCCGGGTGGAGATCGACCGCAAGTCCGGCGCGGCCCTGGTCTACGCCCAGGAACTGGACGAGGACGGCACGGTGGCGCGGGAGTGGGACGACACGCCCCACGACTTCGGCCGGATCGCGGCCATGACCGCCAAGCAGGTGATCCTCCAGCGGCTGCGGGAGGCCACCGACGAGGTGCACTTCGGCGAGTACGTCGGCCGTGACGGCGACCTGGTCACCGGCGTGGTGCAGGCGCACGAGGCGCGGGCCGAGAAGGGCATCGTCACCGTCGACCTGGGCAAGCTGGAGGGCGTGCTGCCGCAGTCGGAGCAGGTCCCCGGCGAGCGGTACACGCACGGCGAGCGGATCCGCTGCGTGGTGGTGCACGTGGCCAAGGGAATGCGCGGTCCGCAGATCACGTTGTCGCGGTCGCACCCCGCGCTGGTGAAGAAGCTCTTCGCCCTGGAGGTGCCGGAGATCGCCGACGGCACGGTCGAGATCGGCGCCATCGCGCGTGAGGCAGGTCACCGCACGAAGATCGCCGTGCGCTCCACCGCGCCGGGCGTGAACGCCAAGGGCGCCTGCATCGGCCCGATGGGGCAGCGGGTCCGGGCCGTCATGAGCGAGTTGCACGGTGAGAAGATCGACATCATCGACTGGTCGGACGACCCGGCCACCTTCGTCGGGAACGCGCTGTCGCCGGCCAAGGCCCTGCGGGTCGAGGTCGTCGACCTGGCCACCCGGACGGCCCGGGTGACGGTGCCGGACTTCCAGCTCTCCCTCGCGATCGGCCGGGAGGGGCAGAATGCTCGGCTTGCGGCCCGGTTGACCGGTTGGCGAATCGACATCCGGTCGGACGCGGAGCAGACTGCGGGGGCCGCCCGGAGCGGAGCTGATCACGTCCCGGAGCCGGGCGGCGCGATCTCGGGCAGCTAG
- a CDS encoding YlxR family protein translates to MVRRALPERTCVGCRRRAPARELLRIVAVGDEAGHSLRPDPARRLPGRGASMHPDPACFALALRRRAFGRALRVTGVVDHGELAEHLDAPTTTTGQPDRARVASKVGRPT, encoded by the coding sequence GTGGTACGACGCGCGCTGCCGGAGCGCACCTGTGTGGGTTGCCGGCGACGTGCGCCGGCCAGGGAACTGCTGCGGATCGTCGCGGTCGGCGACGAGGCTGGTCACAGCCTCCGGCCCGATCCGGCCCGCAGGCTGCCGGGTCGGGGAGCGAGCATGCACCCGGATCCGGCCTGCTTCGCGCTGGCACTGCGGCGTCGCGCCTTCGGGCGCGCGCTGCGCGTCACCGGGGTCGTCGACCATGGTGAGCTGGCCGAGCATCTCGATGCGCCAACCACTACGACCGGTCAACCCGATCGGGCGAGGGTCGCTAGCAAGGTAGGACGACCGACATGA
- the infB gene encoding translation initiation factor IF-2: MAGKARVHELAKELGVESKTVLAKLKEMGEFVKSASSTVEAPVARRLRNAFVASAGAPAPAAQPAAAPAPTPTPTPTPTPTPGAPRVSARPMPPRRPGPPTPGPKPKGPVPGPPQPATPVAKPASAHDIEVAAAEARAAALKAEQEAAVKAAQAARQQQRENVRREPPTEGGPRPGPRPGPGAMPPRPGTPAAGRPGAPTPGPGPRPGGRPPARGAGNNPFGIQGGQQQRPPAAGAGGPRPSPASMPPRPSPASMPPRPSPASMPSQRPGRPGGPGAGRPGGGAGRPGGGGGGGGFRGGPGGGGGGGGFRGGPGGGGGGGGFRGGPGGGGGGGAGGGFRPGAPAGGAGRPGGGGRGRGGGAAGAFGRPGGKPTRGRKSKKQRRQEFDNLSAPTMSSGAPRGQGQVVRLSRGASLSDFADKINANPGSLVQEMFNLGEMVTATQSCSDDTLLLLGEHLGFDVQIVSPEDEDRELLAQFNIDLDAEVSEDRLVSRAPVVTVMGHVDHGKTKLLDAIRKANVVAGEAGGITQHIGAYQVRVPHEGEDRAVTFIDTPGHEAFTAMRARGAQVTDIVVLVVAADDGVMPQTIEALNHAKAAEVPIVVAVNKVDKPEANPDKVRQQLTEYGLVAEEYGGDTMFVNVAAKPGIGIEDLLEAVLLTADASLELTAPIDGPAQGVAIEAHLDKGRGAVATVLVQKGTLRAGDSIVAGGAHGRVRAMLDENGNQVAEAGPARPVLVLGLTAVPGAGDTFLAAEDDRTVRQIAEQRQARRRAAAFANSRGRATLETLMEQLKEGEKTSLNLVLKGDVSGSVEALEDALFNLDIPEEVQLRIIHRGVGAITESDVMLASASSEAVTIIGFNVRAANKVREMADREGVEIRYYTVIYQAIEEIDAALKGLLKPEYEEVELGTAEIRDVFRSSKVGNISGCIVRSGIIRRNAKARLLRDGAVVADNITISSLKRFKDDATEVREGFECGLTLGGYNNVQVGDVIETFEMREKPRA; the protein is encoded by the coding sequence GTGGCAGGTAAGGCCCGCGTACACGAGCTTGCTAAGGAGCTCGGGGTCGAAAGCAAGACCGTTCTCGCCAAGCTGAAGGAAATGGGCGAGTTCGTGAAGTCCGCGTCCAGCACCGTCGAGGCGCCCGTCGCCCGGCGGCTGCGCAACGCATTCGTCGCCTCCGCCGGTGCCCCGGCGCCGGCCGCCCAGCCGGCGGCCGCCCCGGCGCCGACGCCGACCCCGACCCCGACGCCAACCCCGACCCCGGGTGCCCCCCGGGTCTCGGCGAGGCCGATGCCGCCGCGGCGGCCCGGTCCGCCGACCCCCGGGCCGAAGCCCAAGGGGCCGGTTCCCGGCCCGCCGCAGCCGGCAACCCCGGTTGCCAAGCCGGCGAGCGCCCACGACATCGAGGTGGCCGCCGCCGAGGCGCGTGCCGCCGCGCTGAAGGCTGAGCAGGAGGCCGCGGTCAAGGCCGCGCAGGCCGCCCGCCAGCAGCAGCGCGAGAACGTCCGCCGGGAGCCTCCGACCGAGGGTGGTCCCCGCCCCGGCCCGCGTCCGGGTCCGGGCGCGATGCCGCCCCGTCCGGGTACCCCGGCCGCCGGTCGCCCCGGCGCGCCCACCCCGGGCCCCGGCCCGCGTCCGGGCGGTCGTCCGCCGGCGCGTGGTGCCGGTAACAACCCGTTCGGTATCCAGGGCGGTCAGCAGCAGCGGCCCCCGGCCGCCGGTGCCGGCGGCCCGCGGCCCAGCCCGGCGTCCATGCCGCCGCGGCCGAGCCCGGCGTCCATGCCGCCGCGGCCCAGCCCGGCGTCCATGCCGAGCCAGCGCCCCGGTCGCCCCGGCGGCCCCGGCGCGGGTCGTCCCGGCGGCGGCGCCGGTCGTCCCGGTGGTGGCGGCGGTGGCGGTGGCTTCCGTGGCGGTCCCGGTGGCGGCGGCGGTGGCGGTGGCTTCCGTGGCGGTCCCGGTGGCGGCGGCGGTGGCGGTGGCTTCCGTGGCGGTCCCGGTGGCGGCGGCGGCGGTGGTGCCGGCGGTGGTTTCCGTCCGGGTGCCCCGGCCGGTGGCGCCGGTCGTCCGGGTGGCGGCGGTCGTGGCCGTGGCGGCGGCGCCGCGGGCGCCTTCGGGCGTCCGGGTGGCAAGCCGACCCGTGGTCGCAAGTCCAAGAAGCAGCGCAGACAGGAGTTCGACAACCTGTCGGCCCCGACCATGAGCTCGGGCGCGCCCCGGGGTCAGGGTCAGGTCGTCCGGCTGTCCCGTGGCGCCTCGCTGTCGGACTTCGCCGACAAGATCAACGCCAACCCGGGTTCGCTGGTCCAGGAGATGTTCAACCTGGGCGAGATGGTCACCGCGACCCAGTCCTGCTCCGACGACACCCTGCTGCTGCTGGGTGAGCACCTCGGCTTCGACGTGCAGATCGTCAGCCCGGAGGACGAGGACCGCGAGCTGCTCGCGCAGTTCAACATCGACCTCGACGCGGAGGTGTCGGAGGACCGCCTGGTCAGCCGTGCGCCGGTGGTGACCGTCATGGGTCACGTCGACCACGGTAAGACCAAGCTGCTCGACGCGATCCGCAAGGCGAACGTCGTGGCCGGCGAGGCGGGTGGCATCACCCAGCACATCGGCGCGTACCAGGTCCGCGTCCCGCACGAGGGTGAGGACCGGGCGGTGACCTTCATCGACACCCCGGGTCACGAGGCGTTCACCGCCATGCGTGCCCGTGGTGCTCAGGTGACGGACATCGTGGTGCTGGTGGTCGCGGCCGACGACGGCGTCATGCCGCAGACGATCGAGGCGTTGAACCACGCCAAGGCGGCCGAGGTGCCGATCGTGGTGGCGGTCAACAAGGTCGACAAGCCGGAGGCCAACCCGGACAAGGTCCGCCAGCAGCTGACCGAGTACGGGCTGGTCGCCGAGGAGTACGGCGGCGACACCATGTTCGTCAACGTGGCGGCCAAGCCGGGCATCGGCATCGAGGACCTGCTCGAGGCCGTCCTGCTGACCGCCGACGCGTCGCTGGAGCTGACGGCTCCGATCGACGGGCCGGCGCAGGGTGTGGCCATCGAGGCGCACCTGGACAAGGGCCGCGGTGCGGTGGCGACGGTGCTGGTGCAGAAGGGCACCCTGCGGGCGGGCGACTCGATCGTCGCCGGTGGGGCGCACGGCCGGGTCCGGGCGATGCTCGACGAGAACGGCAACCAGGTCGCCGAGGCGGGCCCGGCCCGTCCGGTGCTGGTGCTCGGTCTCACCGCGGTCCCCGGGGCGGGCGACACCTTCCTCGCGGCCGAGGACGACCGCACGGTGCGTCAGATCGCCGAGCAGCGGCAGGCGCGGCGGCGGGCGGCGGCGTTCGCCAACTCCCGTGGCCGGGCCACCCTCGAGACGCTCATGGAGCAGCTCAAGGAGGGCGAGAAGACCTCGCTCAACCTGGTGCTCAAGGGCGACGTCTCCGGTTCCGTGGAGGCCCTCGAGGACGCCCTGTTCAACCTCGACATCCCGGAGGAGGTCCAGCTCAGGATCATCCACCGGGGCGTGGGTGCGATCACCGAGAGCGACGTCATGCTCGCGAGCGCCTCGTCCGAGGCGGTCACGATCATCGGCTTCAACGTGCGGGCCGCCAACAAGGTCCGCGAGATGGCCGACCGCGAGGGCGTGGAGATCCGGTACTACACCGTGATCTACCAGGCCATCGAGGAGATCGACGCCGCGCTCAAGGGCCTGCTCAAGCCGGAGTACGAGGAGGTCGAGCTGGGCACCGCGGAGATCCGCGACGTGTTCCGCTCGTCCAAGGTCGGCAACATCTCCGGCTGCATCGTCCGGTCCGGCATCATCCGCCGCAACGCCAAGGCGCGGCTGCTGCGGGACGGGGCGGTCGTGGCGGACAACATCACGATCAGCTCCCTCAAGCGGTTCAAGGACGACGCGACGGAGGTCCGCGAGGGCTTCGAGTGCGGTCTGACTCTGGGCGGGTACAACAACGTCCAGGTCGGCGACGTGATCGAGACCTTCGAGATGCGGGAGAAGCCGCGCGCCTGA
- a CDS encoding DUF503 domain-containing protein, translating into MFTGTAVFDLLLPGDSRSLKAKRSYVRPIVAALRRFEVSAAEVGALDLHGRAQVAVAVVAAEGGHVREVLDSCERLVAGRPEVELLSVRRRLYGDED; encoded by the coding sequence ATGTTCACCGGAACCGCGGTCTTCGACCTGCTGCTGCCGGGCGACTCCCGGTCGCTCAAGGCCAAGAGATCATACGTACGGCCGATCGTGGCGGCGCTGCGCCGCTTCGAGGTGTCGGCCGCCGAGGTGGGAGCGCTCGACCTGCACGGTCGGGCGCAGGTAGCCGTTGCCGTGGTGGCCGCGGAGGGCGGGCACGTACGCGAGGTGCTCGACTCCTGCGAGCGCCTGGTGGCGGGCCGCCCCGAGGTCGAGCTGCTGTCGGTCCGCCGGCGCCTCTACGGCGACGAGGACTGA
- the rbfA gene encoding 30S ribosome-binding factor RbfA, protein MTDPARVRRHAERIRELVASVVRSQIKDPRLGMITITDARITADLRDATVFYTVLGDAAAQSSTAAALESAKGMLRSTVGKALGLRHSPTLTFVLDEVQDQVKHIDDLLAAARNADAEVQRLAASAQYAGEAQPYRLDEEADEDSDDEDSDDEDAPRGAGR, encoded by the coding sequence ATGACGGATCCGGCCAGGGTACGCCGGCACGCGGAGCGGATTCGCGAACTGGTCGCGTCGGTGGTGCGGAGCCAGATCAAGGACCCCCGACTCGGCATGATCACCATCACTGACGCCAGGATCACGGCCGACCTGCGGGACGCGACGGTCTTCTACACGGTGCTCGGTGACGCGGCGGCCCAGTCCAGCACTGCGGCCGCCCTGGAGAGCGCCAAGGGGATGCTGCGCAGCACCGTGGGCAAGGCCCTTGGGTTGCGGCACTCGCCGACCCTGACGTTCGTGCTCGACGAAGTACAGGACCAGGTCAAGCACATCGACGACCTGCTCGCCGCGGCCCGCAACGCCGACGCCGAGGTGCAGCGGCTGGCCGCCAGCGCCCAGTACGCCGGCGAGGCCCAGCCGTACCGGCTGGACGAGGAGGCCGACGAGGACTCCGACGACGAGGACTCCGACGACGAGGACGCCCCCCGCGGCGCGGGCCGGTGA